One window of the Penaeus vannamei isolate JL-2024 chromosome 31, ASM4276789v1, whole genome shotgun sequence genome contains the following:
- the LOC138867664 gene encoding uncharacterized protein — MTAVCGGLNVWMSFFKVYNHRFTDTKIYRSWLFKLLNYEIRQKTKQLALESEYEVDSSKVIFNYSNRNLSEDETKLLSLGLDFALPCKSPSFADNFLAFERLCHTVNNCQILDNSESAKLKVFEKIASLANDTFYDFKRHRHWLPSFSKAKYNALKSLKEDPNIIITRPDKGKGVVILERNEYVTKVNILLSDLT; from the exons atgacagcagtttgcggaggtttgaatgtctggatgtccttt TTCAAAGTGTATAACCACAGGTTCACTGACACTAAAATATATAGATCATGGCTTTTCAAGCTTCTTAACTATGAAATTAGGCAAAAGACTAAACAACTGGCTCTCGAAAGTG AATATGAAGTTGATAGCAGCAAAGTAATATTTAATTACTCAAATAGAAATTTATCTGAGGATGAAACAAAGTTACTATCTTTAGGTCTTGACTTTGCTTTACCGTGCAAATCACCATCATTCGCTGACAACTTTCTAGCCTTTGAACGTCTTTGTCATACCGTTAATAATTGCCAAATTCTTGACAACTCTGAATCTGCCAAACTGAAAGTTTTTGAGAAAATTGCCAGTTTAGCAAATGATACGTTCTATGACTTCAAAAGACATAGACACTGGTTACCATCTTTTAGCAAAGCCAAATACAATGCTTTGAAATCTTTAAAGGAAGACCCCAACATCATAATAACCAGACCTGACAAAGGAAAAGGTGTTGTGATattggagagaaatgaatatGTCACTAAAGTAAATATATTGCTATCAGACCTTACATAA